The Acipenser ruthenus chromosome 37, fAciRut3.2 maternal haplotype, whole genome shotgun sequence genome has a window encoding:
- the LOC131706772 gene encoding vesicle-associated membrane protein 8-like, with amino-acid sequence MERKAEEGGVPAGGERVQNLKDQVEGVKNIMTQNVDRILARGERLDDLMDKTEDLQASSEHFKTTSQKVARKYWWKNVKMIALICVIVAIILLIIILLATGVIPT; translated from the exons GAGGAGGGGGGGGTCCCGGCTGGGGGGGAACGGGTCCAGAACTTGAAGGACCAGGTGGAGGGCGTGAAGAACATCATGACCCAGAACGTGGACCGGATCCTGGCCCGAGGAGAGAGGCTGGACGACCTGATGGACAAGACTGAGGACCTGCAGGCCAGC tCGGAGCACTTCAAGACCACCTCTCAGAAGGTGGCTCGGAAGTACTGGTGGAAGAACGTGAAGATGATCGCCCTGATCTGTGTCATCGTGGCCatcatcctcctcatcatcatcctgCTGGCAACCGGAGTCATCCCCACCTAG